The genomic stretch GGTCTGTGATAATGAGTATATCAGGATAGCAGAGAACCTGTTATGTGAAGATATCACATTATTTGTGTAACTGAAGGGGAGAACAGTTCTTAACCTGAAGGAATAGCTATACAGTAATAGACTATATAAACAACGGAAATATCTGTCAAAAGAAGCATTAATTACAAAACAGTAGAGGGTAGCAATATGCCTTTGTAACGTCGAGTCTGCCTAATCCAACTTCAGGgcatttctctccttttatcTGTCGGTCTCTAAGCAACACAGTGTTTGCCGCCAGAAACACCGTCCGCCTTGGCTCCATGTCATCCATCTCGGTGGTGGTGAGGAGACGATGAGCCGCTGGACTATGTGGTGAACTGACTCACTGACGAGCAGGTACAGGTTAGCTACACTGGCTTGCTAACAAGCCGCACATAATGTAGGATTTTCCTGCATGTCTCTATGATTAGACAACCAATCCCCAGTAATGTTTGATCTTGGTAAAGGCATCTTATAAGGCTGACTGACGCCGATGAGAGTTACTCCTTGGGTATCTAAATTTGGTACCAAATGACAGGGCATTTTTTGATATTCCATAGTATTGTAGCGATTCGATCAGTGCCATAAAAGTAACTAAGTTTGGTACCCAGCCCTAGTGATCAATTATATACCACTTTTTCCAAGCATTATGTATGgctttcatttttacagtcaTTTGTGAGAGATTCATACaaccacatgcacatacatgctgTCACCAAAATGTTAAACAGGCTGAGCTGCCAGTTCCTGGATAAAAACGATCTGCAATTAAAGCTGGATATACCACAAATCATGACACTGATACCAATGTCTCAATAGTGTACTCAGTTGCCCATTTAATAGGTCCACCTCGCTAATACTAATATAGTCTAATATGACAGCATGGCAATAAAACATTCCTTCATATGAAggttaaaacattaaaattctgtgtttatgttttagaAATGTGTAAATACAACTGCGGAAGGGCAATTACTAAAAATACTTGATGCAAGTTTTGCTGGTTATAGTACATCTTTCTGAAGTTTGCAGTGCAAACCAGTCACTCTTGGCAAGTGAATTGGAGACAATGAAGCACAAGAAAAGTCAACTGAAGTTAACTACCCTACTGTCATGTTATTTGCAGGTGCTGCAAAAATTTGAAAACCAAGCAAAGTTAGGTAGAAGTAAATACTATTTTTAGAAGAATCACCATGTCAGTTGTCTCTGCTGAGGAAACAACTGCCATGCCACTgtactgtatgcacattttacccattttttgttttatggcTCGTTAAAGTGAAACGATAACACTCAAAAACACTTCCTTGTTTAAAATACGACACTATTTCTTAGAGATTTGAATGGTGACAAGTATATTCAAGACCACTTTCTACTTTATTCTATACCCAACTGTAGTTAagtgaaaggaaatggaggCCCAACTTGACGATAAGCCGAAGGGCTCCATCGAGTTTCCCCTCACATTTAATCTAAACTATAGCTCTTGTCAAATTATATCGTTCGTTCGTATGATCCATCCGGACGGTTTTTGGAAGTCATGACAAAATAGCTTGTTAATATTAACGTAAGTGACCTAGCATGTAATTTGCTAACGTTAACCAACTCGATGACCAAGCCTTTCATCCAACATTAAAATAGCGTCAACGCTACtgttattttacacattttgtaaCATTAAGATTTAACTGCTTGGTTAATGCACTCAAACTGTCGTCCAGTAGCAGTTAACTAATTCCAAAAACTAGAGACGTAATGCTTTTCCGGTGAGGTGTTAGGTTAACGGTTACAGTTGGCTAGTTAGCAAGGTAGCTAACTTGCAAGCTAACATTATCTTAGCAAACGTTGCTGCCAACTTCTCAATAGGGATTAGACTACTTCCTGGAACAAAATTCGTATGGAAATTGCTACTTAAATGTACACATTTGACGTGTTCTGTATCTTAATCTTAAATGCTACACATATAAAAGAAAGCTTAACTAAGGGGGAAAAGTGTACATTTATCAATGTCGTGAAACTGCCAACTTCCAGCAAGTAAACTACTCCTACAACGCTAGCGGCTAAGCTAACATCCAAGGCCTGTTTATGCTTCAGCCAAGCCTGGACCCCGGTCTTTCCTGACGCTGACATACCAAAATACCTACCTGGATGACCTCGTTGACCTCCCTGATGCACTCCACCATATGCTGGAGGATCTGCTCGGCAGTCAAAACCTCGAATCGGtagtcctcctcctcatcctcgccGGGACCGTGGCCACCTCCGCCAGTCTCGCCGCACTCATCTCGCTCTCCGGCGGCCACCACGGGATCGACCAACTCCACCTCCCCGAGCTCCAGGGTGTCGTCCTCGGGCTCCTCTTCGGCGCTGTCCTCGCTACATTCCTCCTCTTCGTCGTCGTATTCATAGTTATAACCCTCGTCTGAGTCCATTCCTAGGGTGGTTATCAACTTGTGACAAGCACACCTAAATGTCTACAGTATGTAAAATGTTGATTGCGGAACAATACGAAAACCCAAATTATCCGAGcctgtttttcagctgcagcgaaaataacaacaaaacgTCGCCGCTGCTAAgccaacaaagagacacagcgTCACCATCTGACGCCGGCCTTACGTCAGATGGGCTGTACAAGAACATGTCAAAAaaataattgtatttattttaaacttaTCTAGAATATTTATTTGTCTCTCATTGCATTAATTTCGTTTCATTTAattccttgtttttttatttttattcagctCTCCTGCAATGTGTACCCGTTTGTGCCTGAcgtaaaaataataattgcatTTATATTGCACTGTTTGCACATTATTATATTTCAATATAACGATGTGTTTGACTAGGTAAAGCTTCTATATTTTATCAGCCAGTATGTGCACCCAAGCCTTGTAGCATACTTCATGGTAACCTAGTTTTTATCCCCcacagtttcagttttcattgCTTCAGTCGCTTCATCACTCAAATTTCAGCTATGTAACTGCAAAACTATGAACGATACAAAAATATATCATAAACCCGGATGATACGTTTGCTAAATATGTATATACAGAACATTTACTTCACCTTTAggtttgaaaaaataaaaaaccacCCACACCCGCGTGGCCCCAGTCACGTGACTGAATACTTTGAAGCACCTAGTACAGTTTGACAGTACAGTGCCATCGGAGTAAAATGGACGTCATGTATGTGGTTAGTTCTGGACGATACAGTCGTCCAAATTTGTTTTTGCTATTATTAATGATTCTCCACTCGGGCCCACACACAGTGGCTGGAGTGTGGCCATTACCACAGGTTTTCACCTCCTCGGCGGAACGATACTCCCTGAACTCTCAGGCTTTTTACTTTGTTTACGGAAGACAATCAGCCGCACAGCAGGGCTGTTCTGTTCTGGATGCTGCATTCAACAgatattttcttcttatttttccaGACTATACTTATGGTAGGTGATAAAATGAGGTTGAACTAAGGCTGTGGTAAGACAAAAGTAAGATTTTAAACCTTGctgaagttaaaaacaaaattacatcGGACCAGAATTTGCTATTTGTATGCGGCCATCACAAAATGTATAAAGCATATATAATACAAATGTAAggtctttctttttaaattctAGCATTAAGAGTAAATGATCTGGTGATTTGCATGTGTAAGACTGCATTATGGATGTACAAAAATATAGAGCAAAGGCCTCACTGTTTTGAATGTTCTGTTTGTCACGTTGGCTTTTAAAGTAGATCAATGGGCTTTGTAGAGGCAGCAGTTCTTCAGTCAGGTAGGCCTACCTGCTCTAAAACCCCACAGTGACAATAGACCAGAGTacagcttcatgtttgtgtctcgAAAAATACCATAGGATGTAGAATAAATGTGGTTTGACTGTAACATTGTCAAAATGAAATTGCAAAGGCATTGCACACACTTCTACAAACCTTTAACACAGCAACTCGTGACTGTTATAATTTCCCTTTTATGACCTACAGCAGATGGTGTTCTGCCATTCAGTGACAGTAAACCATTTACCGTTGAGCTCAGTGTTGACCATGATGATTGTGAGGGTTACCCAAACGAGGACTCTTCTGAGAGATGTAAGTATGAGCCGGAGCACCACACATTCCGCCCACAGCTGCAACAACTGTCCCAACTGGTGCATTATCCAACTTCCTCCTATTTGTGTTCCAGACAACCTGAGCGTCTCTGTAGGACGAGCATCTCTGAATGCGGAAACCGTGTGGGGCGCTCTAAGAGGTGATTATAGCCTGTACATGTTTGAAGAACATGCATAAACAAAATGAGATCATGTGTGAACAATACAGAACAATGCAGCAGTACAGTTAGCAAAGGAAAGCCTAGACTCCATGAAAGCCTCTTTATCAAGCTAAAATGATTGCTGATTATACTTTATATATCCCCTGATGAAGCACAGCTCTGGAAACCTTCAGTCAGCTGGTGTATCAAGATGATTTTGGCTCAGTAAGTCGGAATTTTCAAACTCTCAAAGTCATAAGGCCTCATCTTATATTGAGCTTTTTTGATGTTTGGGATTCAtcaattaaatacatttttttctggttttcttcaTTTAGTATTTCGTGAACAAGACTGAGATTGAAGACTTCCCCCGGTTTCAGTTCAGGGGAATTTTGTTGGACACTTCACGTCACTATTTACCTGTGCAGACCATTTTAAAAACTCTGGTAATAATCAGCTAACACAATATGAACTTAAGCCCTCTGTTTTACTGATCATTTGCTTTCAGTGGTATTAACTTATATCTTCATTGGTAGGATGCAATGGCCTACAGTAAGTTCAATGTGTTTCACTGGCACATTGTTGATGACCCCTCCTTCCCTTACCAGAGCAGCACTTTTCCAGACCTTTCCAGTAAGGTATGTAAGTTAAGTAATAAGGAAGAATAAATCACTTCGAGTCATGTGCACCACAACTCTTCTCATTCATTCCGATGTGCCTTGTAAACAGTTTTATCTGCCTTTTCAGGAGATGAAACTTGGTCATTTTATGTTGGTCATTATATTCGTGAGGTAGGAAAAGTTGCATCCACCCTGAACAAAGGCTTCTGGCTCTGTTTCAGGGGGCTTTCCATCCGATGACTCACATCTACACACAGTCAGATGTGAGAAGGGTGATCTCATATGCCAGGCTGTTGGGAATAAGGGTCCTTCCTGAGTTTGATTCACCCGGCCACACCAAGTCTTGGGGAAAAGGTAAAATCCCCAAACCAAATGAACCACACGTACTCAAAAACAACTGTTTTGTCAAAACGATCTCAGCCCCTTGATGTTCAACATATGAAGCTCTTGGCATAATGCCTGGTTTTGTCCAACAGGAATCCTGTCTGCTAAACCTGCAAGCCAATACTATAAATGGCAATGTGCTGAATCTTAAGCTTGACTCACTTCTTGTCTGGAGGAGTCTTATGGTTTCATCAGAGGCAACAAATGCCTGAACTCAGCAGACGACGC from Chaetodon auriga isolate fChaAug3 chromosome 6, fChaAug3.hap1, whole genome shotgun sequence encodes the following:
- the hexa gene encoding beta-hexosaminidase subunit alpha isoform X1, whose product is MDVMYVVSSGRYSRPNLFLLLLMILHSGPHTVAGVWPLPQVFTSSAERYSLNSQAFYFVYGRQSAAQQGCSVLDAAFNRYFLLIFPDYTYADGVLPFSDSKPFTVELSVDHDDCEGYPNEDSSERYNLSVSVGRASLNAETVWGALRALETFSQLVYQDDFGSYFVNKTEIEDFPRFQFRGILLDTSRHYLPVQTILKTLDAMAYSKFNVFHWHIVDDPSFPYQSSTFPDLSSKGAFHPMTHIYTQSDVRRVISYARLLGIRVLPEFDSPGHTKSWGKGQSDLLTPCYKGDSPSGVFGPVNPALPSTYQFMARLFKEVSSVFPDTYIHLGGDEVDFTCWRSNPDVKAFMSKMGFGADFTKLEAYYIENIVNITSALNKTSIVWQDVFDYHERIPKDTVLHIWKGTPAKYKEELSSITKAGMRVLLAAPWYINHISYGQDWRNYYTVQPQNFPGTEEQKKLVIGGEVCMWGEYVDATNLTPRLWPRASAAAERLWSDEKQTSSVGRAFPRLQDFRCKLLRRGIQAEPLYVGHCKHEYQGI